GTACGACGGCGAGCAGGGCGTCGTGCCCACCGGCTCGGCGAAGTCCGGCGGCGCGCGCGCCAACTTCCAGTTCTCGCCGCGGCCGAGCCTGACGTTCAACGTCAACACCGCCTACAACCGCAACGAGACGCGCTTCATCCCCGACGGCAACTTCGCGTGGGGCTTCATGCTCAACGTCGGCCGCGGGAGCTTCGGGAACTTCAAGGGCGGCAAGGGCGAGTGCGCCGGCATCACGACGACGTGCGTGACGAACAAGTACATCCTCGACCAGCAGGCGACGAACAGCGCCGACCACTTCATCACCGGCCTCACCGCGAACTGGAGCCCGCTGCAGGCGCTCACGAACCGCGTCGCGATCGGCTACGACTACAACAACGTCGACAGTCAGGACGTGATCCCGTTCGGCTACATCAACCTGCCGCTGGGACGCCTCGACAAGACGGACTGGAACCACACGAAGCTGTCGCTCGACTACGCGGGGACGTTCCAGCACACGCTGCTCGGCCTCGCCTCGACGTCGTCGTGGGGCGGCCAGATGTTCGACGACCGCGACAAGTTCATCGGCGAGACGGGAAACGACTTCTCCGGCCCCGGCGACCCGACGCTGGGCAGCGCCGCGCGCGTGACGTTAGGCCGCGTCGACCGCCCGCGCGTCGTGAACGCGGGGCTGTTCGTGCAGCAGATGTTCGGCTGGCGCGACCGGCTGTTCGTCACCGGCGGGCTGCGCATGGACGGCAACAGCGCGTTCGGATCGAACTTCGGGCTGCAGAGCTACCCGAAGGTGAGCGCCGCGTACGTGATCTCGGAGGAAGGCTTCTGGCCCAAGCAGCTCCTCTCGACGATGAAGCTGCGCGCCGCGCTGGGTGAGTCGGGCAAGGCGCCGGGCGCGTTCGACGCCGTGCGCACGTGGGATCCGATCGCCGGCGACGAGGGGAAGCCGGGCTTCACGCCGAACCAGATCGGCAACCCGAACCTCGGCCCCGAGCGCACGCGCGAGCTGGAGCTCGGCTTCGACGCGGGCGCGTTCGAGGATCGCGTGAGCCTGGAGCTGACGATGTTCCGCGCGAAGACGCTCGATGCGCTGATCGGCGTGACGTACCCGCCGACGCAGGGCTTCACGCGCACGCAGCTCGAGAACGTGGGCACGCTGCAGAACCGCGGCGTGGAGGTGCAGCTCTCGGGCGACATCCTGCGGCTCGACAAGCTGCAGTGGAGCGGCCGGGTGAGCTACACGGCGATGAACAGCAAGGCGATCGACCTCGGCGGCCGCATCATCTCCATGGGCTCGTCGGTGTACGTGCGCGAGGGGTACCCGGTGCCGTCGTACTTCGGGCGCAAGGTCACGAACCCCGACGCGATCGCCGAGCCGGTCGTGGAGCAGGACCAGTTCCTCGGTTCGGCGTATCCCAACCATCTGTTAGGCGTGAGCACCACGGTGCGGCTGTTCCGCAACCTCGCGCTCGACGTGCTCGGCGAGTACCAGGGCGGCGGGATGCTCGGCAACTTCGTCGGCTACCAGAACGAGAACCGCTCGGTATGGTACCCGTGCTACGGCACGCAGAAGGCGATCCGCGCGAACCAGCTCCAGGGCGTCACCGCGATGCAGCGCGCGAAGTGCGCGATCGACCCGACGAAGATCAACAGCGACTACTGGATCGAGCCCACCGACTTCTTCAAGATCCGCTCGGCCTCCGTCGCGTGGACGGTGCCGAAGCGGTTCGTGCCCGGCGCGGCGTCGGCGATGCTGATCCTCTCCGGCCGCAACCTGTGGAAGTCGACCGACTACGACGGGCTCGATCCCGAGCTGCGCGACGCGAGCGACCAGGGCGCGACGCTCGCTCGCCGCGAGTACTACCAGCTGCCGCCGAGCAAGCAGTTCCTGCTCTCCGCGCGCGTTCACTTCTGACCGACACGGAGACACGACCATGCGTCACTCCCGGATGGTTAGGCATGGCGCGCTCGCCGCGGCGATCGCGCTCGGCGCCTCGTGCCACGACTACCTCACCGTCACGAACCCCGGCCCCATCGCCGACGAGTCGCTGCAGACGCCGGACGCCGTCCCCGGCTTCGTCACGGGCATGTCGAGCGACCTGTCGAACGCGCTCGACGAGGTCGTGCGCATCTCGGGCATCGCGTCCGACGAGCTCGGACACGGCGGGAGCTACACGGGCGAGGGGCTCTGGTACCGCGGCATCATCAACCCCGAGGACATCAACGACCAGTGGGCGCTGATGCAGCGCGCGCGGTGGGTCGCGGAGCAGGGGATCACGCGCATGAAGGCGCTCCCCGGCTTCACGTACGACAACGACGCCGCGTCGGCGCGCGCGAACCTGCTCGCCGGCTTCGCCGACCGCCTGCTGGGCGAGAACGCCTGCAAGGCCGTCATCGACGGGGGCGCGGTGCAGTCCGACTCCGTGCACTTCCAGCGCGCGCTGGCCTACTTCACGGAGGCCATCCGCATCGCGCAGGCGCGCAACGTGGTGGACGTGCTGAACGCGGCGTACGGCGGCCGCGCGAGCGTGAAGGCGTCGCTCGGCGACTGGCCCGGCGCGGTCGCCGACGCGCAGCAGGTGCCGGCGGCGTTCGTGTACAACGCCGTGTACTCCACGAACTCCACGCGCGAGAACAACTCGCTCGTGCAGGAGACCTACGTGCGCCGCGAGTTCACCGTGTTCGGCACGCAGTGGGCGCAGGTGTTCAACGACCCGCGCGTGCCGTGGGACACGATCTACACGAGCGCCGCGAAGACGGCCGTGCAGAAGGGACAGGACGGCAAGACGAACTTCTTCCGGCAGCGGAAGTACACGGACCTCGGCGCCGACATCCCGCTCACGAAGGGGACCGAGATGCTGATGCTCCGCGCCGAGGCGGCGCTGCGCACCGGCGACATCGGCGGCGCGTTCGCGCTCATCAACCAGCAGCGCACGGTGTACCGGCTGCCCGCCCTGTCCCCGCCGCCGGCGGGCCTCGCGGCGGCGTGGCAGATCCTCGAGAAGGAGTACGGCGCGGTGGTGTGGCTCGAGGGGCGGCGGCTGTGGCAGCTCCGCCGCTGGCAGGCCGCGACCGACGCGTCGCACAACGGCTTCCTCGACGGCCGCGCGACGTGCATCCCGATCAGCCTCGCCGAGCGGCAGTCGAACCCGAACGCGTCGGGGGGCTGAGCACGTTAGGCGTCGTTCGCCGCGAGCGAAGTCGGAGCGGAGACGGCCGAGATCTCGGCGAGCGGGACCGACGCGAGGAACGGCGCGTAGAGCCGCGCGAGGTGGCGCGGCGGCAGCACGTCGGCGACGAGCAGCGCGAGCGCGGCCGACGCGACGAGGTACTCCGCGGTGACGGCCGAGCGCAGCGCGCCGAGCCCCGCCGCGCGCTGCCGCGCCCACTGCGGGCCGCACACGACCGCGTGGATGCGGTCCTGGAGCGTCCACGCCGCCTCGCCGCGCTCGGTGCGCACGAGTGCCGTGGCCGCCGCTTCCTCGGCCGCCGCCCAGTCCCGAGGCGCATGCTGCGACTCGCGCCACGAGACCACCGCGGCGTCCACGTCCGCCGGCGTCATCGCCGAGACGCGGTCGAGAAAGAGGTCGACGAATCGACCGTTGGGGCCGAGTGGGTGCGAGGCCACGGGAGTCGAGAGGCGTGAGAGGACGCGGGTCGCGAGCGGTGCGCGGAGACGCTCAGAGAGGAGACACCTCAACCGCCGCGCTCCCGCATCCCTCAACACACGTCGCGCCTCCGGCGGACGTTGCATGCGGCGAGCGGGGCCGCATGTGACCCGCGTCACGACGACACGCCGAGCCAGCGCTCGAGCGCCTCGCGCCGGGAGCGGCTCACCTTGAGCCGGCCGCCGCCCCTCAGCTGCAGCTCGTAGTCGCCGCCCGCGCCGCGGTGCAGCGCCTCCACGAGGTCGAGCCGCACGATCACCGAGCGGTGCACGCGCATGAAGCGGTCGGGATCGAGCCGCTCCTCGAGCGTCTGCATCGCCTCGCGGATGACGTGGCGGCGGTCGCCGACGTGGAGCTCCGCGTACGGCCCCGCGGCGGTGATGTAGTCGATCTCGCTCACCGGCACCGGACGCACCTTGCCGCGCACCTCGACGGCGATGCGCTCCAGCCAGCGGCGCGGCGCGGCGTTAGGCACCCCGGCCGGCGTGGCCGGCGCCGGCGTGCCCTGCAGCACGCCGAGGAGCTGCGCGCGCAGCCGGTCCATGCCCTCCAGCGCGAGGCGGCGGCGCGCGCGCCGGAACGCCTCCTCGAACCGCTCGTCGTCGAACGGCTTCACGAGATAGTCCACGGCCGCGACGTCGAACGCTTGCAGCGCGTACTGGTCGAACGCGGTGACGAAGATGGTCGCCGGCATGCGCTCCGCGCCGACCTCGCGCACGACCTCGATGCCAGTCTTGCCGGGCATCTGCACGTCGAGGAACACGAGGTCGGGCGAGAGGCGACGGATCGCGTCGACCGCCTCGACGCCGTTCTCCGCCGTGCCGACGAGCTCCACACCCGTCTCGTGCCTCAGCAGATCCTCGAGCCGCATGCGCGCGAGCGGCTCGTCGTCGACGACGAGCACGCGCACCGGCGGCAGCGCGGCCGCGCGGTCGTCAGACATGGACGCCTCCGAGGGCCGTGACGGTGCCGAGCGCGCGGGCGCGCGTGCGCAGCGGGAGCCGGATCTCGGCCACGGTGCCGCCGGTCGCGCCCGGCGCGAGCGTGAACGAGCCCGCGTCGCCGTAGAGCTGCCGCAGCCGCTCCACGGTGTTGCGCACGCCGACGCCGGTGCGCGCGGAGGGGGCCGCGGGGCCGGGCCCGTCGTCGCGGACGGTGAGCACGAGCGCGCCGCCGTCCGCCGCAGCGCCGATGCGCACGCTGCCCGGTCCCGTCGCGCGCTCCACGCCGTGCTTGATCGCGTTCTCCACGATGGGCTGCAGGATCATGGTCGGTACGAGGGCGTCGAGCACGTTCTCGTCGGCGTGTGTCTCCACGGTGAGGCGCCCCTGGAAGCGCACCTGCATGATCTCGACGTAGCGCGCGAGCAGCGCGAGCTCCTCGCGCAGCGGCGCCTCCGCCTCGTCGCCGCCCTCGAAGCTGTGGCGCAGCAGCTCGCTCAGGCGCGCGATCATGCGCCTAACGCCGCGCGGGTCGCGCTCGACGAGCGCGGAGACGGCGTTCAGCGTGTTGAACAGGAAGTGCGGATCGAGCTGCCGCCGCAGCGCATCGAGACGCGCCTCGGCGAGCTGCGCGTGCAGCTCCGCCTCGCGCCGCGCGGCTTCGTGGCGGCGCAGCGCGTACCGACGCGAGAACGCGCGCGCGATCCCCGCGGCGACGACGCCGAGGTAGAGCACGATCGCGTTCAGGATGCCGAACCAGATCGGCGGCCCGCCGCGCCCACGCCCGCCGCGCCCGCGCGTCAATCCGCGCATGGCGTCGAACGACGCGACGTCGCGCGGCGGCCGCGGCCCGCCCGGCGTGAGCGTCTGCCGCAGCCACGTGCCGAGCCACCCCACCGCGACGGCGACGACGACGCCGAGCACGAGGAACTGCACGATCTGCCGCGCACGGTCGCGGTCGGGATCGAACCGGTCCGCGAGCGCGAGGATGGGCGGCGTGAGCAGCGCCCAGCACAGCGCCTCCGCCAGCGCGACGCCGGCCGAGCCGATCATGAAGGTCGACCCGCGCTCCGGCAGGTCGAACAGCCGGCTCGCGATGGAGAGCACCGCGTACGCGCTCCACACGGCGGCGATGATCGCGAGCTCGCGGCGCGAGAGCGGAAAGCGCTCGGGGGCGCCGGGGTGGGCGAGCGGGTCGGAGTCGGCGGTCACGATGCACTCGATTCTGTCGCACGTCGCCGGCCCGCGGCTACCCCTCGTGGCACGGATCGCACGCGTGCGCGCACGAGATGCACCGGTGCGATGCGAACGGTAGCGCACGAGTCGTTTGAACCACAGAGGACACGGAGGACACGGAGGAGAACCACGTCACTTGTCGGCTTCCTCCGTGCCCTCCGTGTCCTCGAGCGCGTCGCCGGCCGCGGCGAGCGAGCCGCCGACCAGTGTGAGCGACGCCGCGTCGTCGAGCGTCGCGCCGTCCGACTCTGCGGCGGCGAGCCGCGCATCGGTCGCGGTCACGACGCCGGAGACGAGGATCGCCGGCGCGCGCGCGCCGGCCGTGCCGGTCGTGCCGCGCGCGCTCGTCGTCACCGAGCCGCCGCGATCGTGATGCGGCTCGCGCCCGCCGCCCGCACGCCGGCGTTCACGCCCTGGTCGTCCCTCGCGGCCGCGTCCACGCGTCGCCCGATGCCTTCGTGACGATCGGTGCGGTGAGCGCGAGCGTGCCGCCGCCACCGCGCGCCGACGGCGCTCTCGTCCTCGACGAACATGGATGGCGCGAGGTGACAGGCGAGGACCCTGGGGATCCACGTGCGATTGAAGAGATCTCGAGATCCTTTTCATCGCCGTTGGATCCCTAGGGTCCTCGCCCAGCACCTGGAACCGGCCGGAAGGAACGTGACCTGCTTTGCAGTCCTCAACCACAGAGGACACAGAGGACACGGAGGAACCCAACAAGAAGTGGTTCTCCTCCGTGTCCTCCGTGCCTCCGCGTGAGCCGCCGTTCGTGTCGCCGCAACCGCCGTTCGCAACACGTACGTGCAGATGGTGCACGCCAGCGGATCGTCTCGCCGCGCGCGGCGTACGACGATGCGAACCGGTCGTGCGACGCGTCATCTCCGACGCGCGACGACGGGACGACGTCCACGCGGAGTTTGCACCATGCGCAAGACGATCTCGATCGGCGCGCTCGCCCTGGCTCTCGTCGCCGCGGGCGTGAGCGCGCAGCCGCCGCGCGGCGACGCGGCGCCGCGCCGCGACACCGCCGACAGCACGTTCCGCGGCCGGCGCGGTCCCGGCGGCCCGGGCGGCCCGGAGCGGATGCTGCTGAAGGGCATCACGCTCACCGACGCGCAGCGGCAGCAGATCGCCGCGCTGCACGACAGGCAGCGCGCGGAGGCCGCGCGCGACGAGGGACGCAAGGCGTTCGACGAGGTGCGCGCGGCGCGTCAGCGCGGTGACACCGCGGCGGCGCGCGCGAAGATGGCCGAGCTGCGCACGCAGATGGACCGCCGACGCGAGCAGCAGGTCGCGTCGATCCGCTCGCTGCTCACCGCCGACCAGCGCACGCAGTTCGACGCGAACGTCGCGGAGATGGAGAAGCGCCAGGCGCAGCGCGGCGAGCGCGGCGAGCGCGGCGGCCGCTGAACACGCCTAACGGACACGCGTCGGGTGCCGCGGTAAGGGTGCGGCCCCCGACGCGTGTTCCATTGCGTGAAGGCCGCATCGCATGCCACACCATCGACCACCGGATCACCTCGATGTCGCGCACGTCTCTCGCCCGGCACGCGCTCGCCCTCTCGCTGCTCGCGGCGTGCGCCGGCGGCGACTCGGCGGTGACCTCCACGACGACGCCGACGCCGGGCGCGATCACCGTCGTCAGCGGCGGCGCACAGTCGGGCACCGTCGGCACCACGCTGTCCTCGTCGGTCGTCGTGCAGGTCGCGACGACCGCGGGCGCACCGGTGCAGGGTGCCACGGTGGCGTTCGTCGTCTCGTCAGGCGCCGCCACGCTCTCCGCGTCGAGCGCGGTCACCGACGCGAGCGGGCTCGCGAGCACGCAGGTCACGCTCGGCACCGCCGCCGGAAGCGTCGTCATCGGCGCGTCGGTGCAGGGAACGAGCATCGCCACGACGATCACCGAGACCGCGGTGGCGGCGGAGATCACGGCGCCGTGCACGCCCACGTCGCTCGCCGTCGGCGCGACGGCGGTGCAGAGCGGCTCGTCGGTGTGCCTCGACGGCGGCACGTCCGGGGCGGAGTACGCCGTCATCCCGTTCAACGGATCGAGCAGCAGCGCGACGCGCGCCACGTTCGTCGTGCAGGCGGCCGGCGTGCAGCCGGTGAGCACCGTGCTCGCGAGCTCGGCGCCGACCGGCGGCCTCGCGACGTTAGGCGCGTCGGCGTCGGTGAGCCCGCGCGCGCAGTTCGAGCGCCGGCTGCGGGCGACCGAGCGCGCGGCGCTGTCGCCGATGGTCGGCACGGCCCGCGCGTGGTACACGGCGCGGCGCGGCGGCACCACGGCGCGGCTCGACGTCATCCCGGCGAATCCCACGTTGGGCACGGTCGTCTCGCTGAACGCGAACGCCGACGACGCGTGCACGCGTCCGGAGATGCGCGGCGCGCGCGTGATGGCGGTCGGCAGCAAGGCGATCGTCGTCGCAGACACGCTGAACCCGTCCGGCGGCTTCACGCAGGCCGACTACGCCTCGATCGCCGCGACGTTCGACACGCTCGTCGACGCGGTCGACACGAAGAACTTCGGCCAGCCCACCGACATCGACGGCAACGGCCACGTCATCCTGTTCTTCACGAGCGCCGTGAACGCGCTCACGCCGCGCAACGCCGACTACTACATCGGCGGCTTCTTCTACAGCCGGGACCTGTTCCCCACCACGGCGACGAACGGCCTCGAGGCGTGCGCGTCGAGCAACGTCGGCGAGATGTTCTACCTCGTCGTGCCGGATCCGTCGGGCGCGATCAACGGCAACGCGTTCTCGAAGTCGTTCGTCACGAGCGCCACGATCGCGACCACGGCGCACGAGTACCAGCATCTCATCAACTCCTCGCGCCGCCTGTACGTGAACACCGCCGCCACCGACTTCGAGGAGACGTGGCTCGATGAGGGGCTCGCGCACGTCGCCGAGGAGCTCGTGTTCTACGCGCGGTCGGGGCTCGCGCCGCTGAAGAACCTCGACGCGGCGACGCTGCGCGCGAACGCGATCTTCCGCGCGGCGTTCAACGACGAGGGGATCGACAACTTCGGGCGCCTGTCGTCGTACCTCGAGGATCCGTCGAGCAACTCGCCCTACGCCGACGACGACTCGCTCGCCACGCGCGGCGCGACGTGGAGCTTCCTGCGGTGGGCCGTCGATCACCAGGCGGCCGCGCAGGACGTGGTGTGGCAGCGGCTCGTGAACTCCACGACGACGGGGCTCGCGAACCTGCGCCAGGTCTTCGGCAGCGATCTCGCGCCGCTGTTCCGCGACTGGGCGACGTCGCTGCTGCTCGACGACGTGGCCGGCGTCGCGACGCAGTGGCAGGAGCCGAGCTGGAACGAGCGCTCCATCCTCGACGCGATCACGTCGACGAGCACCTACCCGCTCGCCACGCGCGCGCTGTCGAGCGGCGCGCCGACGACGCTGTCGGTGCGCGGCGGAAGCGCGGCCTACCTGCGCTTCACGGTGGCCGCGGGGCAGACGGGCACGGTGAGCTGGACGACGACCGGCGCGTCGGGCGCCGTCACCGTCGCGCGGCTGCGCTGAACGCGCCGCGCGGCCCGAGGTCGAGCAGCGCCCGCGCCGCGAGCGTGAGCTTGCGGCGCGGGCGCACCCACGCGCGTCGGCCGAAGACGTCGTAGTCGGCGCGCCGGATCTCGTCGTGGATGCCCAGGTAGACGCGCGCCGCCACCGCGGTGGCGCGGCGGAACCCCGGCGGCAGCACCGGCAACGCCTCCCGCGCGTCGTCGTACGCCGCCTCCGCTTCCGCCATCAACGACTCGGCCAGGGCGCGCCACCCGTCGTCGTGCGGCACGCCGCCGAGCCCCCACGCCGAGAGGTGGAACGACGACACGCCGTGCACGGCCATCAGATCGGCGGGGAGGTACACGCGGCCGTGCCACAGGTCGTCGCCCACGTCGCGCAGGATGTTCGTGAGCTGCATCGCGTGCCCGAGCCGCGCGGCCCGCGACAGCGCGAACGCGCCGCGCACGCCGAACAGCTCGGAGAGCCAGAGCCCCACCGTCGACGCGACGCGGAACGTGTACACGCGCAGCGCGTCGAGCGTGGGGTAGCGCACGCGGCGCAGATCCATGCGCACGCCCTCGATCAGCTCCTCGGCGTGGCGCAAGGGCACGTCGTGTCGCCGCAGATCGCCCACGACGCGCTCGAGCAGCGGCACACCGGACACGCCGCCGGCGTGCTCGAGGCGCAGCAGGGAGAGCCACGCGTCGAGACGCGCTTCCGTGCGCCGCGCGTCGTCGGCGTCGCCGACGTCCACCAGGTCGTCGGTGAAGCGGCAGAACGCGTACACGGCGGCGATGCGGTCGCGGTCCGCGGCGTCCAGGCAGCGCGCGGCGAACCGGAACGAGCGGCCATGGCGCGCCATGTACGCGAGCCAGCCGTCGCGTGGCGGATCGACGAGCGCGCGGAGCTCGGCGACGTCGGCGTGGTGCGGCTCGATCCGCAGCAGCGACGTCACCGCAGGACGCTCTGCAGCAGCGCGCACCCCGAGAGCGCGCCGACGGTGACGAGGACGGCGCCCCAGTACCCGGCGGCCGCGGTCATGCCTAACGGGAGCGCGAGGTTCGTCGCGTAGAACGCGGCGACCCACCGGCGGTCGAGCCGCGCGGTCCACGCGCCGGCGCCGAGCCGCACGAGGATCGCCATCAGCGCGAGCCCCGTGACGAACCAGCCGACGAGGTTCGACCACGGCATGCCGTAGTACGGGCCGGTGCCGCCCCACAGCCAGTACGTCGTGACGCGGCTCATCGCGGGGTCGAGCGCGAGGTCCCACGACAGCAGCACGAGCGCGCCGAGGACGACCGTCGCCGCGGGATGCGCGCGCCGCGCGAGCGCGAGCGACGGCACGGCCATCGTGAACCAGCTCAGCGGGATGAGCACGGGCACGTGGCCGAACCACTTCGCGCCGAGGCCGTCGGTGTAGTGGTACGGGCCGAACGGCAGGCCGACCGTGGTGCCTAACAGCTCGCTCGCCAGGCTCGCCGCGTACACGGCGGCGAGGGCGGGGAGCCAGCGCGCGCCCGCGACGTGGACGAGCGCGACGGCGAGCGCGACGAACGCGAGCGCGACCTGCGTGCGCGCGAAGAACGTGAACGCGACCGCGTAGACCGGTCCCGCGCCGGGATAGCGCGCGAGCAGGTCGGGGTGACGTCCGAAGACGGCGAAGCCCGCGAGCGCGGCGGCGGTGAACCCGACGAGCGCGACGAGCGCGCCGAGCGCGATGCGCGCGCCGAGCGCCGCGCGCGCGGGACGCAGCGGAGTCTGACGCCACGGGGCCCTTTCCCATCCTGCCCCATCCACTTCCACCCGTGACGCCAGACTGCGCGTGCCTCCCCCCATCCTCCCCCCTGTCGTCCGCCCGGTCCCCTGACCGGTGCGAGGGGAAGGTTAACCGCCTGTCCATGCTCTGTCAAATTTATTCTGGTGCCGATATTTGACAGAAGTTGTACAACGGCCTATCCTCCTGCGCATGCCGACGCCGTCCGAGCCCGCCGACCACGCGGAGCCGCGCTACCCCATCCGCGTCGCCGCGCGACGGGCCGGGCTCACCACCGCCACCGTCCGCGCCTGGGAGCGCCGTTACCGCGCCGTCGCGCCGGCGCGCACCGAGACCGACCGCCGCCTCTACTCCGAGGCCGACATCGAGCGGCTCCGGCTCCTGCGCGCGCTCGCCGCGGCGGGACGGTCCCTGACCGATCTCTCGCGGGTGCCGACGACGCGCCTCCGCGCGCTCGTGGAGGGGCTCGCCGAGCCACGCGCGGCCCGCACGCCGCGAACGGCTCGCGCGGCGGCGGCGCGCGGCCGCGAGCCCGCGGTGCTCGGCGCGCTGCTCCGCGCGTGCGACGCCGCGGTGCGCGACATGGACGCGCCGAAGCTCCAGACGCTGCTCGGCCGCGCGCTCGTCGGCCTGCCGCCGCGGCCGTTCTTCGAGCGTGTCGTCGTGCCGCTGCTGCGCCGCGTCGGCCGGCTCTGGGAGCGCGGCGAGATCACGGTCGCGCACGAGCACGCGGCGGCCGTCGCCGTGCGGCAGGTGCTCGGCTGGATGCTCGAGACGTTCCGCGCCGCGAACGAGTCGCGCGGCGCCGCGTGGAGCGACACCGCGCCGGCGCTCGTCGCCGCCACGCCGCAGGGCGAGCGGCACGAGCTCGGCGCGCTCATGGTCGCCGTGCTCGCCGCGGCGGCCGGATGGCGCGTCTCCTACCTCGGCGCCGACCTTCCGGCGGCGGACATCGCGGCCGCGGCGCGCAAGGCGAGCGCGCGCGTCGTCGCGCTCAGCGTCGTGGTGCCCGGCGCCGGCGACGCGATCGAGCCCGAGCTGCGCGCCCTGCGCGCCGCGCTCGACGACGAGGTCGCGCTCCTCGTCGGCGGCGCGGAGGCGCCCGGGCACGCGGGGCTGCTCGCCGCGTTAGGCGCGGCGCGCGTCGAGCGCCTCCGCGGCGTCGGCCCGTGGCTCGCGGAGCACGCCGCGCGACCTTCGGCACGTTCGGCGTGACGCGGCGCGGCCGCGCGCGCTCCGTCGTCGTCGGCGCGGGACTCGGGGGCCTCGCCGCGGCGATCCGCCTGCGCGCGCGGGGCGACGACGTCGTGCTCGTCGAGGCGCTCGACCAGCCGGGCGGCCGGGCGCGCACGTTCCGCCGCGACGGCTACACGTTCGACGCCGGCCCCACCGTCATCACCGCGCCGTACCTGCTCGACGAGCTGTTCGCGCTCGCCGGCCGCGACCGCCGCGACTACGTGTCGCTCGTGCCGGTGGATCCGTTCTACCGCATCCTCTTTCACGACGGCGCGACGTTCGACTACCACGGCGACGAGGAGCGGCTGCTCGCCGAGATCGAGCGACTGAGCCCGCGCGACGTCGACGGCTACCGACGGCTCGCGCGCGTGGCCGAGCGCATCTTCGACGTCGGCTACACGCGGCTC
This DNA window, taken from Gemmatirosa kalamazoonensis, encodes the following:
- a CDS encoding SusC/RagA family TonB-linked outer membrane protein, producing the protein MSGPRVFVFVFATLALAAPLGAQPPTGIVRGRVTQVGGIPMDAAQVSIVGTTRGARTNAQGVYRIVGVPAGAQQVRVQLIGFAAQTRAVTLRGGDSVVVDFELRPAAVSLDALVVTGTAVESRKKEVGNSMAAISARELEVAPVKNTQDILGARAPGITVLQNSGQPGAGGTIRLRGTNSVTQGNNPIIYVDGIRIYSDAGPISPGSRQATASYNDIKPEDIERIEVVKGAAATTLYGTEAAPGVIQIFTKRGAAGTPEWSIEAGGGANAMGHIGSSEDPTGVFVNKCRGPDLRDSRDSLWVDPTCPASGSWLRTGAVAQASVAVKGGAQQMSYYLSGTYDGEQGVVPTGSAKSGGARANFQFSPRPSLTFNVNTAYNRNETRFIPDGNFAWGFMLNVGRGSFGNFKGGKGECAGITTTCVTNKYILDQQATNSADHFITGLTANWSPLQALTNRVAIGYDYNNVDSQDVIPFGYINLPLGRLDKTDWNHTKLSLDYAGTFQHTLLGLASTSSWGGQMFDDRDKFIGETGNDFSGPGDPTLGSAARVTLGRVDRPRVVNAGLFVQQMFGWRDRLFVTGGLRMDGNSAFGSNFGLQSYPKVSAAYVISEEGFWPKQLLSTMKLRAALGESGKAPGAFDAVRTWDPIAGDEGKPGFTPNQIGNPNLGPERTRELELGFDAGAFEDRVSLELTMFRAKTLDALIGVTYPPTQGFTRTQLENVGTLQNRGVEVQLSGDILRLDKLQWSGRVSYTAMNSKAIDLGGRIISMGSSVYVREGYPVPSYFGRKVTNPDAIAEPVVEQDQFLGSAYPNHLLGVSTTVRLFRNLALDVLGEYQGGGMLGNFVGYQNENRSVWYPCYGTQKAIRANQLQGVTAMQRAKCAIDPTKINSDYWIEPTDFFKIRSASVAWTVPKRFVPGAASAMLILSGRNLWKSTDYDGLDPELRDASDQGATLARREYYQLPPSKQFLLSARVHF
- a CDS encoding sensor histidine kinase, with the protein product MTADSDPLAHPGAPERFPLSRRELAIIAAVWSAYAVLSIASRLFDLPERGSTFMIGSAGVALAEALCWALLTPPILALADRFDPDRDRARQIVQFLVLGVVVAVAVGWLGTWLRQTLTPGGPRPPRDVASFDAMRGLTRGRGGRGRGGPPIWFGILNAIVLYLGVVAAGIARAFSRRYALRRHEAARREAELHAQLAEARLDALRRQLDPHFLFNTLNAVSALVERDPRGVRRMIARLSELLRHSFEGGDEAEAPLREELALLARYVEIMQVRFQGRLTVETHADENVLDALVPTMILQPIVENAIKHGVERATGPGSVRIGAAADGGALVLTVRDDGPGPAAPSARTGVGVRNTVERLRQLYGDAGSFTLAPGATGGTVAEIRLPLRTRARALGTVTALGGVHV
- a CDS encoding LytR/AlgR family response regulator transcription factor, which produces MSDDRAAALPPVRVLVVDDEPLARMRLEDLLRHETGVELVGTAENGVEAVDAIRRLSPDLVFLDVQMPGKTGIEVVREVGAERMPATIFVTAFDQYALQAFDVAAVDYLVKPFDDERFEEAFRRARRRLALEGMDRLRAQLLGVLQGTPAPATPAGVPNAAPRRWLERIAVEVRGKVRPVPVSEIDYITAAGPYAELHVGDRRHVIREAMQTLEERLDPDRFMRVHRSVIVRLDLVEALHRGAGGDYELQLRGGGRLKVSRSRREALERWLGVSS
- a CDS encoding RagB/SusD family nutrient uptake outer membrane protein yields the protein MRHSRMVRHGALAAAIALGASCHDYLTVTNPGPIADESLQTPDAVPGFVTGMSSDLSNALDEVVRISGIASDELGHGGSYTGEGLWYRGIINPEDINDQWALMQRARWVAEQGITRMKALPGFTYDNDAASARANLLAGFADRLLGENACKAVIDGGAVQSDSVHFQRALAYFTEAIRIAQARNVVDVLNAAYGGRASVKASLGDWPGAVADAQQVPAAFVYNAVYSTNSTRENNSLVQETYVRREFTVFGTQWAQVFNDPRVPWDTIYTSAAKTAVQKGQDGKTNFFRQRKYTDLGADIPLTKGTEMLMLRAEAALRTGDIGGAFALINQQRTVYRLPALSPPPAGLAAAWQILEKEYGAVVWLEGRRLWQLRRWQAATDASHNGFLDGRATCIPISLAERQSNPNASGG
- a CDS encoding Spy/CpxP family protein refolding chaperone, with product MRKTISIGALALALVAAGVSAQPPRGDAAPRRDTADSTFRGRRGPGGPGGPERMLLKGITLTDAQRQQIAALHDRQRAEAARDEGRKAFDEVRAARQRGDTAAARAKMAELRTQMDRRREQQVASIRSLLTADQRTQFDANVAEMEKRQAQRGERGERGGR
- a CDS encoding Ig-like domain-containing protein, yielding MSRTSLARHALALSLLAACAGGDSAVTSTTTPTPGAITVVSGGAQSGTVGTTLSSSVVVQVATTAGAPVQGATVAFVVSSGAATLSASSAVTDASGLASTQVTLGTAAGSVVIGASVQGTSIATTITETAVAAEITAPCTPTSLAVGATAVQSGSSVCLDGGTSGAEYAVIPFNGSSSSATRATFVVQAAGVQPVSTVLASSAPTGGLATLGASASVSPRAQFERRLRATERAALSPMVGTARAWYTARRGGTTARLDVIPANPTLGTVVSLNANADDACTRPEMRGARVMAVGSKAIVVADTLNPSGGFTQADYASIAATFDTLVDAVDTKNFGQPTDIDGNGHVILFFTSAVNALTPRNADYYIGGFFYSRDLFPTTATNGLEACASSNVGEMFYLVVPDPSGAINGNAFSKSFVTSATIATTAHEYQHLINSSRRLYVNTAATDFEETWLDEGLAHVAEELVFYARSGLAPLKNLDAATLRANAIFRAAFNDEGIDNFGRLSSYLEDPSSNSPYADDDSLATRGATWSFLRWAVDHQAAAQDVVWQRLVNSTTTGLANLRQVFGSDLAPLFRDWATSLLLDDVAGVATQWQEPSWNERSILDAITSTSTYPLATRALSSGAPTTLSVRGGSAAYLRFTVAAGQTGTVSWTTTGASGAVTVARLR